In Hemicordylus capensis ecotype Gifberg chromosome 12, rHemCap1.1.pri, whole genome shotgun sequence, the genomic stretch GCCCCATTGgggaatgggatgctggactagagagacccactcagggccagtcaccagTTGCACTCTGGGCCACCTTTCTAGGCGCGAAGGGAGCAGCTGGATTTGTGCACTGGTACGCAcctgcgtgcatgcatgcacccCATTCAGACCAGCTCAAGTCAACATTGCTGCAGAGCCTAGACTCTGCTGTGCTGCCCAGGGAAGGCTCCCAAAGAAAGGAAACAGtttgccatggggtgggggggtgggaacaCCAGCGTGTCTTCCTGCCTGCACAAAGGGCCATAGGTGAAGACGCCGAGAAGCCGTTCAAAGGGCAAACGTACCGAAGCAACCCCACCCAGAATGTGGGAGGCCCGAGGGACTTTGCCCTGGACCGGTTTGGGCCACAATACCAGAAacacatgggggtgggtgggaataacCCCACATATCGCTCGGCcaagggcagaggcagcagcaaaacGCTCCTTAACAGAGGCTGTGTTTTGGACTGAGCCCAGGCAGCAGAGAagactagcatgtcagggagaaggaagggaaaagggCTCTCACCGCCCCAGCAGGACGCAAATCTTCTGCACGCACTCCAAGCGTCTATTTCTATGGAGAAGGGGGGGATGAGTTCCAGCCAGCACTCTACCCCGCTGCCATCTCCGAAGCCCAGAAATAGGCCAAGCCCTCCTCCCATCTCAGCCAGCTGCCCCCCATCTGGAAGGCCCCCTCAATTCCACCCCATGCCAGACCTCCACCTCTCCAACTCACGTCGATCATGGTCCTCCAACCGTCCGTCTTCCCGGACAGCAAGGGCTCCGGCTGGGCCAAGCCAGCGTTGTTGATGCAGATGTCGACCCCCTGGTGGAGGGTCTTGATGGCAGAGAACATGGAGAGGATCTCTTCTTCCGTGGAAAGGTCGCACTTGTAGGGCAGGAGCGTGCCCGGGTAGCCGGCACTCTGGCATTCCGCCGCCAGTTTCtggaagggggaaagtggggaggaacgAAAGAGCAGGGCCCGGAATGAACTGGGGGGCCACTGGGCAGGAGCTGCCAAGTTTGGGGAGAATCtcagcatgccagcaagcagagaCCCAAATAGAGAGGTCTCCGTCTATCAACCAGCCACAAAAATCTTAGGGCCGAACATGACATCATCTGCCCCCCACATCAACAAACAACTTTTCCCATTGAATGCGaaggttggcaagtgtaaagtgatgcacattgggacgaaaaaccccaacttcaagtatatgctgatgggatccgagctgtcagagacggaccaggagagggatcttgggtttgtggtggacagcttgttgaaagtgtcgactcaacgtgcggcagctgtgaaaaaggccaattcaatgctagggatcattaggaagggaattgaaaataaaacggctaacattataatgcccttatacaaaactatggtgcgaccacacttggagtactgcgtacaattctggtcaccacatctaaaaaaggagattgttgactggagaaggtacagaaaagggcaaccaagatgatcaggggcctagagcacctttcctatgaggcaagactacaacacctggggctctttagtttagaaaaaagacgactgtggggagacatgatagaggtctataaaatcatgcacggtgtggagaaagtggagagagagagattcttctccctctcatataacactagaccaggggtcatcccatgaaattgattgctgggaaatggaagtattttttcacactacgcatagtcaacttgtggaattctctgccacaagatatggtgacagccaacaacctggatggctttaagaggggtttggatgacttcatggagaagaggtctatcattggctactagtcggagggctacagaccacctccaccctcaaaggcaggatgcctctgagtatcagttgcaggggagtaacagcaggagagagggcatgccctcaactcctgcctgtggcttccagcggcatctggtgggccagtgtgcgaaacaggatgctggactagatgggccttaggtctgatccagcagggctgttcttatgtttttaggcAGACAGGACACCACCAAAATATATTAAGTTATATTCAGtagcaatgcagcagcagcactggagaTACAATTCTGTCCAgatcataggaatgtaggaagctgccatatactgagtcagacccttggtccacctagctgagtattgtcttcacagactggcagcggcttctccgaggttgcaggcaggaatctctctcagccctatcttggagatgctgccagggagggaatttgggaccttctgctcttcccagagcggccccatcatcccctaagaggggaatctcttccagtgctcacacaacaagtctccctttcatatgcaaccagggcggaccctgcttagctaaggggacatgtcatgcttgctctcacaagacTCTCCCTACACCATTGCTCATTTTCCTAGAGCTGTTAGAGCCCACTTATTTCAAGGCTGAGGATGGTAGCGCACATATCCAGCATGCAGACTGCACATGTCCAGCCCTGCTTGCATAtcaataggagactagaagtgtgagccctggaagaggtTTCCCCTCAGCGAATAATGcggggggctgctctgggaagagcagaaggtcccaagttccctgttccctccctggcagcctctccaagattgggctgagagagagactcctgcctgcagcctgggagaagccgctgccagtctgtgtgggcagtcctgagctagagagaccaagggtctgactcggtatatggcagcgaCCTATATCCCTACGGGAGACAGAATATAAGCACACACTTCTCCTGGATCTCGCTGGCCCTTCACGTGAACTTCCCTTCCCGCCAAGGCCGTCTCTCCCCCAGCCattccgccccccccgcccccacccagagAGGGCTGTAGTGCTTCCCAGCAGCCTGTCCAGCCACGGGGCGCTCGCGAGTCGCCAGCCCGGGGGAGACACGGTCCCGGACAGGCCGCCTCAGCACTGCCTGCGAGAGGCAAGACGGCGCGTCCGGAGAGAAAGAGGGGCGGGCGGGCGAGTTCTGCCCAGCCGAGCAAGAGCAGCAgctacagccgccgccgccccgggTGAGGAGGAAAAGggtccccgcctgcctgcctgccgcgcGCCCCGGCCTGGCCAGAAActgagaagcagcagccacagccacctGGCCCGCCGCGCGCGCGCCTACCTCGACCCTGTCGACGCTGCGGGCGCAGCCCACCACCTGCAGGCCGTGCTGGACCAGGGCGCGCGCCACCGCCGCCCCGATGCCCCCCGAGGCGCCCGTAACCAGCGCCACCCGCGTACGCCACCGCTCCATGGGCCAGCCGCAGGTCCAGAGAAGGACGAccaggacgaggaggaggaggagagccggcGCGCGCGCTGCGCTCCTCCCCGACTCCGACTGAGGCGCAATTCGCAAAGAGGCTGGCCAGACAGCTGGAGCTGGAGCGGGAGGAGGAGCCGCCAGCCGCGCCCCCTCAGCGGGAGGAGGAGAGCCGggggcgcccgccgccgccgctgctgcctccctggCCAGCTATGGGGGCGCCGCGGACAGCCGTGGGGGGCGTGCGCGTCTCCAAACTGGCGGCCCCCCAGCGAGCCACCGGCTTCCTCAGAGAGCGGAGCCCGCCGCCGAGCTTCCGCCGGAGGATTACCGGGCGGGCGGAAttcactccccctccccgggtGGGGGGGACGTCGTCCTGGCAACTGGGCCgggccaggggtggagccagggCTGCTGCGTAGAGCCTCCGCGTGCCGAAGAAGTCTACCTGAGGCAGCCTGGATTTCCTAGTGCTCCTGCAGGGCAGGGGGAGCTCACCTGCTCTGCATTTGGAGAGAGCTGGTGGACCAACCTGTTTCCTGCAAGCAGGATACTCTAGGGCCAAGGCCCCCAACTCCACTTTCTCCCAAGCCCATGGCTGGGATCACATGGCTGTTTAACGTGAGGTGTGGGTTCCCTGGGGGCCGCTTGTCCTGTGCTGCTCCCTCGGTGTTCAGTCTGCACAGTCACTAGATGAGCAGAACAATCGCCCTGTGAATTCACCAGGATTGTTCTGTTACCGCCCAACTCCTCTCCTCCCACAGCCAGACACTCCTCTGACACTGAATTCCAAGTCCTGGAAGTGGCTTGGGAGAGGTTTCCCGGCCAGCCAGGTCAGGATTGACTGGCCCATCCCTGGGCGAGCTGCAAAGATCTGTGACACCCAGCAGCAATGAAAAGTAACattgcaattaaaaacaaatctctGCCGTGACTGGCCTTGTGCTAATTGCCCCTTTCTCGGCCTGTGTTCCTCACCTCTAAATTAGAGGTGTTTTAACTGCTTGCCTTTGAACAACTTTGCCAGCTTGTCTTCGAGGGATGTGTCCAGATCCCCAACTGGTAGCTCCTTGAAGCCTGCCCTCACCACCTTTGAGGGCAAGGACTATTATGCCCGAGTACAAACATGCACACCTTTTTTTTTACTATGCATATTAATAaatattctttattttttaattttgcacATTGAGCTTCAACATATCACATCCAGAACATTTTTGCAAATGGATGTCTACTTTGTAAAATCTTTATATTGAGCTCGTAATTTCTGTACAGAATTAGAAGTACAACATTACTTTTGCCACTAAGTTgcttttttttgttgtttgttaagTGTCACAGTTAAGAGAAAACATTAAATggaaggagagacagagagaaagagacagagatggCTTAAATTATGAAGGTCTAGGCTTGCCCCATCTAGTATAAACTAAAGATCCAAGCCCCAAAGGGAAAACAAAATATATATCaaaattaaaaaggtgcctccttcaCCAGCCTCCTGCTCgggggggaaaagagaaagaaagaaataaagggggggcgggggggagagccacattgattttaaaagagaGGGTTTCTGTTAAGTCACTAAAGAAAGTGTTCAGGAAAGGAGAAAAGGCGCAGTAGTCATATCCAGAGAGTTTCCTCGAAAGACAGAGCAAGTTTTATTGGGTTCAGTTGGCCCCGGCGGTCGTGAGCCACCCTCTGCACAGAGGCCCCTTGTGGTCGTTCAAGCGGCAGTATTTGTTAAACTTCTCCTTCAGATGCTGCCGGTACTGTTCTCTATTGCTGTAGAAAGACTGGTTGTTCGCCATGAAGGACTGGATCTCGTCTTGCGAGATGAAGATGTCCTCGTCAGAAATGCACTCGGATTCATCCTGCCagacacaagggggggggggagagggaggggcctcAGGGAATGCGCGAAACTCCAGACAGCAGCGCATCTCCTCCCCTTGCGCCCCGGCCACTCTCCCTTTCCGGGGCTGGGCGATTTCTCACGCCTCACACCACTCCGCGCCAGAGGCAGGGAACTCTGCGGTGGCCGCCACAGGGAGAACAGCCAGGCAGTTGCCAGACGGGCCCCTTCCTGGACTGAACCACCGAGGCCACAGCCAGGGACCCTCCGGGTAGATGGGAAGCACCATGCCAGAGAAAGGCCcgggtccaatccctggcaacGTGGCCAGGGGCGGCTGGGGAAGAGCCCCCATTgggaactctggagagctgctgctgctgctgccagtctgtgcaaaccatcctgagctaggcagaccaaagggctgactcagtagaaggccgcttcctaggtAATCCATgctgcagagggaggaggaatgACTGGCCCCAAGGAAGTCCAGAGCCAGTGGAGAAATGGGCAAGGCCCATAAAGAGCGTCAGGGCAGTCCTGTCGGGTCAGAAGTGGGGCCTGTCTGGTCTagcattctgcttcccacagtagccagccaggagcttctgggaagctcactcAGTGGGCTGGgaaggaggacacacacacacacacacacacacacacacacacacacgggtggctgcagcagctggaACACCCAGGTAGACCGCCTCTGTGCATGGAAGTTCTATCTAGCTACCACAGCAGACAGCGACCcttctccatgaatgtgtctgatCCCACTCCCAAGTCAGCAAAAGCAGGGCATTCCACAAACTCCCGAGGAACCCAGCGACCAGAAGCACCTCCCGGCGCAAGCGGGCTGACAAGGCAGGCCAGgacatgctcccccccccccgcctctgacTTACAAGGAGTTCCACCAAGCTCTTGGCCCCCTTCCCAGCATCGGGAGCAGAGGCTGCTTCGGGAGGCTCGgcacacagcagggcggccgtcTTCCTGCGCTCCAGCCAAGGCACCGGCTGGCCGCCCTTTTCTGCCCGACAGCACAGCATCTCGGCGGGCAGTGTCGGCTCTTTGGTCTTGTCCTGCGGGTGGAACTCGGGATGCGTGGGGTGGCCGGGGCTCTCGCGATGACTGGCGTCCACCACACAAgggcccagtttggggagctggaggaggaaagggggccGGTGAGCACCCGGTGCAGCTCGGAGGAGGAAGACTGGGCTGGCCCTCGGAGCAGGGCCCTTTCGGAAGCCGCTGGAGATCCCATCCTCTGCTCTCCTGGACACACCCGCTCCCCTCCGCCTCCAGTGTCCCTgggctcttctcccccaccccgccatgtgGGCACTTCCTTCCCCCCTTCGTTTCGTTGCCAACTTCTGGATCACCCACTTGCTAGGCACGCGAGAAGGCACTGCGCCTCCCTTCCTTCGGCACTCTGAAAGGGGCTGGCCGAGGCTTCTTGGCCGACACAAGAATGTCTTAGACCAAGACACGGAGTGGATTTCATTATACTAGGAGTAATATTCGTGCTGGATTAAAGTATGGTGCTATGTCATAGAATTATAGTTCAGCATCAACACTCTTCAGCATGGTTATGACACGGCATCTTTTAGAATATATCTTTTAGATTGTTCCTAAACGGCTTGGAaccattttaaatttgtttttatattgtggtAAGCCGTCTGGTTTTGTTCCTTCCCTTGCTacgcaccacccagagccttgggGTGGGGCAGTACATAAAGGAAAGAGGCCGTCGGTCTGCTTCTCCAGGGCCCAGGTTTCCAGCCCGTCAGCCTCCGTGAAGTGGACGGACGTCCTCCGCTCCCCTCAGCCCAGCCACAAGGAAGAAGACTGCAGCAAACTACAGGGGGTGCGTTTCCACGGCGGGCTCACCCCCAAAGAGGGAAGCAAAGGGAGGGGGGTGCAGGATGTGACCTGGAGAGGCCGCGCAGCCAACCAGGCTCCCACTTACGTGCTCCACCTCGCAGCCCTTcttgcttttcttcctcttcttcttgctCTTGCCTTTGACGCTGCTGTCTTCCGAGTTGGCCCAGCACTCCAcacagctgtcctcttcttcctcctcctcctcctcctccttgtcgtCACAGCGATGGAGGCAGGTGTCATCGCCTACAGGAGAGGAGAGTCCGGCCCATTATCCCCCCCAGGGGATTGGCATGCAGAAGGGATTCCAGCACACCGAGCCCTTGTGAACCCGGGGTCGGGGCCAGGGTGCAGAAGGCTCCCCCAGCTCTCTGGCCACCATTCAGAGAAAGCCACCCCCAACCCAGCAGCGCCCACAGAGACAGGGCACCAGAGGGGAGCCGCATCGAGGAGCCCTCAAGACGGCCGCCTTGGACATCAAGAGACCGTCCAGGCAGGAAAGAGGGTCTGAGAAGGAGCCCGCTGCTCtgaggcccggggggggggggagaggaggaggccaAGTCTACCGTGCTCATCGTGGTTGCAGATGCCCTCAGTGCAGGCCACATCCGAGCCCTCGCGAGAGCCCGTCTCGCTGCCCTCCATGCTGGAAGAGTAGCCACAGTCGCTGCCGTTACAGTGTGCAGATaagcctggggggcggggggggagagaaactctTGCTTAGAGTGGCGGGGGGCACCTCCCTGCCACAGGAACAGCCCtggccgcccacccacccacccccggtgcTGGGAACACAAGCTGGAGGCAGTTCCTCTGAGCAGTCCATGGGCTTCAGGGAAGTTCTAGGCCAGGCAGGACTTCTCACGCCCAATGCCAAGTGGGACCAGCGGAAGGCTGTCCCAGCCAGGCGGCTCCAACTGGTCTGGCTCCGTCAACTCTCATTCGTTCCTTCTCCCTCCCGTGAACTGGCTGCACAgactacccccccgcccccggaacTGTCCAGGCTCTTTGCGTCTTTATTCCCAGCCCACGCAACGTGCCTCTGGATGCCAAGCTGGGAACTGTCAGCTGGAGGCCACCACTGTTGCGCCAAGCTGCAGGGCCAGCCGCCAGAAAAGCGTTAGTGGGTCAGCTTCCGGCGAAGCCTTTCCCCAAGAGAGGAAGGCCTCGAGTGACCCCAAGCAGGAGTGCTGCAGCCCAGAAGGCCCTGCTGGCCAAGGGAGCCCCCCATGGGGGAGAGGCATCTCCGTCACGGGAGTGGGCCACCTCACGAGCCAGGGGTCCCAAGGATCACTGTGCTGCCTCCCCGCCTCCCCTGCCTTTCTGGGCCGACCggcagccccctgcccccctgctggtgctctggGAACTGCTTGGAGAAGGACGACGACTCTAGCTCCTCCCGTGGGGAGGCGACTCAAGGAGGAGCCAGCGAGGGGAGAAGACGGCCGGAGGCTCCTGCGGGCACAGAGAAGCCAGGGGTTGCCACTCCGGCGCTCACCTTTCTTGACCTTCGGTGACCCTGGCAGAGTGCCGCCCGCGGGACAGGTGCAGCGGGAGCTGTCGtgggccaccaggggctcccGGCAGCGGCCGCTCTCTTCGGCGCTGCCACAGGCTTTGCAGCTGATGGCCAAGAAGTTTTCCTTCaaggaggcaggaagaggagaCGCGTGAAGGGCAGGCTCAGGGGGGCGGGAGGGCGCTCGGCAAAGGACAAGCCTGCGCGGCCCCACGGGAAGGTCACAGGAGACATTCCCCGTCTGCCAAGGGGGGTGGTGGTAGCGCTCTCGGGGGGCCTCTTCAAGACCTGCCCTCACTTTGCTCCGCTAGCCAGAGGCCACGGCACTGGACCCAAGATGGAAGTCTGTCCAGCCCGCTCATGACAACGCCAAGAAGAGAACGCTGCCCACCAGAGTCAGGCCGCTGCTCTACCccgcctggcagcagctctccagggactcgggaggtggcagggaggcctTTTCCTTCACCCGCTAGCAGGAGCGCCTTGGGACTCCCAGGGCTGTGGGGACTACCCCCAGAGCAAGTGTGCTGCCTCCTAGGGGACCCGCCTCCAGCCACGAggcacaaccccccacccccaccgaggctggctgggcagctgctcctccaccaggagtcccgtcccccccacctGGCCCGCTCCTGGCCTGGCCCTCGCAGGCAGCAGCCACCCCCCCATGCTCCCTCTCCACAGAGCCCAGAACATGCGGGCCATCTGCAGGCACCCAGCGAGGACCATGCGGAGCGGAGCTGGTCCCATCGTAAGACGCTTTTTACGTCTTGCCTTAAAAacggcctgctgctgccgccaccttgaACTGCtcgggtgtgttttttaaattgggATTCTATCCCTTTGTCCTGGGCAGGTGATGGAGccagacaacaaatatttatagaccgcttttcagccaaagtctCCAAAGTGGTTCTCACAGAaaagtaacaaacaaataaacaaacaaacaagagggcTCCCAATCAAAAAGGAAAGCTAAGAGAGACCCCGGCCAccgccactgggagggatgctgtgctggggacggagagggctggtcgctctccccctgctccaccaTGTGAGAAaggggcctcttggcccagtgagcagggcAAGTGGTACAAACACCCTTGAAATGAAGAAGTCCCGTGTCGGGTCTCTGGCTTTCCCAGCAAAGCGTGTCTCACGGGGCTGTGGAAGACCCCCGAGAGCCAGCCTGGGCCCCCGCTCCGCTCTCAGGACCCCCCGACAGCCCTTCCGCCCACCAGCTCCTGCCCAGCTTTTTCCCCGAGCCCAGGGGGCTGAAGGGCAGGCCTGACCTTGCCCTggctcatctcctcctcctcctcggccacTTGCAAGGGAGCCGGCGCCTCGCAAGCACACTTGTTTTTCCGCCGGTTCTTGCGCTTCTGGCGCTTCTTCTCCTGCTTGAGCTCTCGCACCCGCTCCTCTTCAGAGAACTCCTCACAGAGCTGCTCCAGCCGGCTGATGCCCTGGACCTTCTCCACAGCCACCTGCTCAAGACACACCAGCGCCCCACGGCGTCAGCGGAGGGAACACCCCCTTGCCCCCACGGGCTAGCCACCCAGGGGCTCCCCCCCAGCCACCCCGAGGAACGTCACTCGCAGCTCCACCCAGCAAGCGGTGGCCCTGCTGCCCGTCCGTGAAGGGGACCCTGGTGCTTGCACCCCGCGGGGAGCAGCGGCATCGCCGGCCCTGTGGCTTTGCCCAAGGGCACTTCAGGCCTCCGGGGCCAGCCGGCGCCGGGAAGGGCAGCCCTTCGGGAGGACTGACCTCAAAGCTTTTCCGCAGAGCATCGACCCCCaggtagaagagcatctgccagGTCTGCTCCTCGGCCCGCAGCTTCTGCCAGATGCGGTGCAGCCGTTCGTACAGGTGGATGCCCAGGCAGGTGAGCACCTCCTCTTGGGCGATGTCAATGGTCTTGGCGTGCCTCTCTCTTCGCctggagacagaggggggaggaggaggaagaggtctgCTTTCGGCAAGGGGCCCGGGACAGCACTGCTCTCCACTCTGCTGGGGGGCCAGGAGCCCCACGGACTAGGCCTAAGCCGCACCCCACCCGCCCCACTCTAcatgacaaactgctttggaca encodes the following:
- the LOC128336220 gene encoding gametogenetin-binding protein 2-like isoform X4 yields the protein MSSSQWNHGQQNSLWDSLPFSKPYNKAESWEEEARAVAAAVAAMARLVAVCRDGEEEFPFEKRQIPLFIDDTLTMVMEFPDNVLNLDGHQNNGAQLKQFIQRHGMLKQQDLSYAMMVTSREALSALSQLVPCVGCRRSVERLFSQLVESGNPALEPLTVGAKGFLSVTRSCMMDAKKLYTLFYVHGSKLNEMIEAIPKSKKNKRCQLHSLDTHKPKPLGGCWMDVWELMSQECRDEVVLIDSSCLLETLETYLRKHRFCTDCKNKVLRAYTILIGELDCSKERGYCAALYEGLRCCPHERHIHVCCETDFIAHLLGRAEPEFAGGYERRERHAKTIDIAQEEVLTCLGIHLYERLHRIWQKLRAEEQTWQMLFYLGVDALRKSFEVAVEKVQGISRLEQLCEEFSEEERVRELKQEKKRQKRKNRRKNKCACEAPAPLQVAEEEEEMSQGKENFLAISCKACGSAEESGRCREPLVAHDSSRCTCPAGGTLPGSPKVKKGLSAHCNGSDCGYSSSMEGSETGSREGSDVACTEGICNHDEHGDDTCLHRCDDKEEEEEEEEEDSCVECWANSEDSSVKGKSKKKRKKSKKGCEVEHLPKLGPCVVDASHRESPGHPTHPEFHPQDKTKEPTLPAEMLCCRAEKGGQPVPWLERRKTAALLCAEPPEAASAPDAGKGAKSLVELLDESECISDEDIFISQDEIQSFMANNQSFYSNREQYRQHLKEKFNKYCRLNDHKGPLCRGWLTTAGAN
- the LOC128336220 gene encoding gametogenetin-binding protein 2-like isoform X3 gives rise to the protein MARLVAVCRDGEEEFPFEKRQIPLFIDDTLTMVMEFPDNVLNLDGHQNNGAQLKQFIQRHGMLKQQDLSYAMMVTSREALSALSQLVPCVGCRRSVERLFSQLVESGNPALEPLTVGAKGFLSVTRSCMMDAKKLYTLFYVHGSKLNEMIEAIPKSKKNKRCQLHSLDTHKPKPLGEGNASAPSAEKLGADKRSSDDDRKENRCRITFCCGPFQGAASRGCWMDVWELMSQECRDEVVLIDSSCLLETLETYLRKHRFCTDCKNKVLRAYTILIGELDCSKERGYCAALYEGLRCCPHERHIHVCCETDFIAHLLGRAEPEFAGGYERRERHAKTIDIAQEEVLTCLGIHLYERLHRIWQKLRAEEQTWQMLFYLGVDALRKSFEVAVEKVQGISRLEQLCEEFSEEERVRELKQEKKRQKRKNRRKNKCACEAPAPLQVAEEEEEMSQGKENFLAISCKACGSAEESGRCREPLVAHDSSRCTCPAGGTLPGSPKVKKGLSAHCNGSDCGYSSSMEGSETGSREGSDVACTEGICNHDEHGDDTCLHRCDDKEEEEEEEEEDSCVECWANSEDSSVKGKSKKKRKKSKKGCEVEHLPKLGPCVVDASHRESPGHPTHPEFHPQDKTKEPTLPAEMLCCRAEKGGQPVPWLERRKTAALLCAEPPEAASAPDAGKGAKSLVELLDESECISDEDIFISQDEIQSFMANNQSFYSNREQYRQHLKEKFNKYCRLNDHKGPLCRGWLTTAGAN
- the LOC128336220 gene encoding gametogenetin-binding protein 2-like isoform X2, which translates into the protein MGRGSGRGAEPAAAILIAESWEEEARAVAAAVAAMARLVAVCRDGEEEFPFEKRQIPLFIDDTLTMVMEFPDNVLNLDGHQNNGAQLKQFIQRHGMLKQQDLSYAMMVTSREALSALSQLVPCVGCRRSVERLFSQLVESGNPALEPLTVGAKGFLSVTRSCMMDAKKLYTLFYVHGSKLNEMIEAIPKSKKNKRCQLHSLDTHKPKPLGEGNASAPSAEKLGADKRSSDDDRKENRCRITFCCGPFQGAASRGCWMDVWELMSQECRDEVVLIDSSCLLETLETYLRKHRFCTDCKNKVLRAYTILIGELDCSKERGYCAALYEGLRCCPHERHIHVCCETDFIAHLLGRAEPEFAGGYERRERHAKTIDIAQEEVLTCLGIHLYERLHRIWQKLRAEEQTWQMLFYLGVDALRKSFEVAVEKVQGISRLEQLCEEFSEEERVRELKQEKKRQKRKNRRKNKCACEAPAPLQVAEEEEEMSQGKENFLAISCKACGSAEESGRCREPLVAHDSSRCTCPAGGTLPGSPKVKKGLSAHCNGSDCGYSSSMEGSETGSREGSDVACTEGICNHDEHGDDTCLHRCDDKEEEEEEEEEDSCVECWANSEDSSVKGKSKKKRKKSKKGCEVEHLPKLGPCVVDASHRESPGHPTHPEFHPQDKTKEPTLPAEMLCCRAEKGGQPVPWLERRKTAALLCAEPPEAASAPDAGKGAKSLVELLDESECISDEDIFISQDEIQSFMANNQSFYSNREQYRQHLKEKFNKYCRLNDHKGPLCRGWLTTAGAN
- the LOC128336220 gene encoding gametogenetin-binding protein 2-like isoform X5 — protein: MARLVAVCRDGEEEFPFEKRQIPLFIDDTLTMVMEFPDNVLNLDGHQNNGAQLKQFIQRHGMLKQQDLSYAMMVTSREALSALSQLVPCVGCRRSVERLFSQLVESGNPALEPLTVGAKGFLSVTRSCMMDAKKLYTLFYVHGSKLNEMIEAIPKSKKNKRCQLHSLDTHKPKPLGGCWMDVWELMSQECRDEVVLIDSSCLLETLETYLRKHRFCTDCKNKVLRAYTILIGELDCSKERGYCAALYEGLRCCPHERHIHVCCETDFIAHLLGRAEPEFAGGRRERHAKTIDIAQEEVLTCLGIHLYERLHRIWQKLRAEEQTWQMLFYLGVDALRKSFEVAVEKVQGISRLEQLCEEFSEEERVRELKQEKKRQKRKNRRKNKCACEAPAPLQVAEEEEEMSQGKENFLAISCKACGSAEESGRCREPLVAHDSSRCTCPAGGTLPGSPKVKKGLSAHCNGSDCGYSSSMEGSETGSREGSDVACTEGICNHDEHGDDTCLHRCDDKEEEEEEEEEDSCVECWANSEDSSVKGKSKKKRKKSKKGCEVEHLPKLGPCVVDASHRESPGHPTHPEFHPQDKTKEPTLPAEMLCCRAEKGGQPVPWLERRKTAALLCAEPPEAASAPDAGKGAKSLVELLDESECISDEDIFISQDEIQSFMANNQSFYSNREQYRQHLKEKFNKYCRLNDHKGPLCRGWLTTAGAN
- the LOC128336220 gene encoding gametogenetin-binding protein 2-like isoform X1; this translates as MARLVAVCRDGEEEFPFEKRQIPLFIDDTLTMVMEFPDNVLNLDGHQNNGAQLKQFIQRHGMLKQQDLSYAMMVTSREALSALSQLVPCVGCRRSVERLFSQLVESGNPALEPLTVGAKGFLSVTRSCMMDAKKLYTLFYVHGSKLNEMIEAIPKSKKNKRCQLHSLDTHKPKPLGEGNASAPSAEKLGADKRSSDDDRKENRCRITFCCGPFQGAASRGCWMDVWELMSQECRDEVVLIDSSCLLETLETYLRKHRFCTDCKNKVLRAYTILIGELDCSKERGYCAALYEGLRCCPHERHIHVCCETDFIAHLLGRAEPEFAGGRRERHAKTIDIAQEEVLTCLGIHLYERLHRIWQKLRAEEQTWQMLFYLGVDALRKSFEVAVEKVQGISRLEQLCEEFSEEERVRELKQEKKRQKRKNRRKNKCACEAPAPLQVAEEEEEMSQGKENFLAISCKACGSAEESGRCREPLVAHDSSRCTCPAGGTLPGSPKVKKGLSAHCNGSDCGYSSSMEGSETGSREGSDVACTEGICNHDEHGDDTCLHRCDDKEEEEEEEEEDSCVECWANSEDSSVKGKSKKKRKKSKKGCEVEHLPKLGPCVVDASHRESPGHPTHPEFHPQDKTKEPTLPAEMLCCRAEKGGQPVPWLERRKTAALLCAEPPEAASAPDAGKGAKSLVELLDESECISDEDIFISQDEIQSFMANNQSFYSNREQYRQHLKEKFNKYCRLNDHKGPLCRGWLTTAGAN